The genomic stretch AGTAAAGGTGTAGCTCCCTATTGATATATAGTTCACCAGGATAAATGGATGGGAGTctatgtagcaggtttgaagcagaTTGTTAGTAAGCAGGGTTGGGAGCACAACAAGCTATATGCGAAGTGACTTGTGAGTCCATGCAAAAGCCAGGCGGCAAAGAAGAGAACAAACAGATCGGATCTCCACGATCACAGTTCATATGCAATATATATAAAATGCCCAGCAAGGACCTTGTCAATGTGCAACGGTTTAGCTCACCAGACCGCATCAGAGGATGGCAATCTCATCTCCCAGGCATCCATCAATGAAGTTGAAGCAAGTTGTATGGCGTGTGTAATGCTCCAGCATGTGCCCCAAGCGGGTATGTGGAGGTGTGCAGAGGAGTAGCACAACAGGTCCAAGCAACCTCCACCTCGGCCCCGGGACCGGGCGGCTTGCACGGCTAGATGTCGGTGCCTTAATGCGGACCCGCAATGCACTGAATGGAGGTCGggacggcgtggcgtcccatgcaggaGGTATGCGGCTCCCCcgacgtttcgccggcttccggcttcctcaagtacgctaaggggcccgaagtccaatgagtacctttaggatttcacaggtcattttgcgacatttggtttcaagactactcctcacggtttagggcccctaaaatgccagggcagtataggaaccccacaaatgaccccattctagaaagaagacacccaaaggtattccgttaggagtatggtgagttcatacaagattttattttttgtcacacgttagcggaaaatgacactttgtgaaataaaacaattaaaatcaatttccactaacttgtgacaaaaaataaaaacttctatgaactcaccatactcctaacggaataccttggggtgtcttctttctaaaatggggtcattagttgggttcctatactgccctggccctaaaccgtgaggagtagtcttgaaacaaaaatgacctgtgaaatcctaaaggtactcattggactttgggccccttagcgcagttagggtgcaaaaaagtgccacacatgtggtatcgccatactcgggagaagtagtataatgtgttttggggtgtatttttacacatacccatgctgggtctgagaaatacctctgtaaatgacaatcttttgatttatttacacacagttgtccatttacagagttatttctcccacccagcatgggtatgtgtaaaaatacaccccaaaacacattgtactacttttcccgagtacggtgataccacatgtgtggcacttttttgcaccctaactgcgctaaggggcccaaagtccaatgagtacctttaggatttcacaggtcattttgagaaattttgtttcaagactactcctcacggtttagggcccctaaaatgccaggacagtataggaaccccacaaatgactccattttagaaagaaaacaccccaaggtattctgttagtaatacggtgagttcatagaagattttattttttgtcacaagttagcggaaattgatttgtattggtttttttcacaaagtgtcattttccgctaacttgtgataaaaaataaaatcttctatgaactcaccgtactacaaacggaataccttggggtgtcttctttctaaaatggggtcatttgtggggttcctatactgtcctggcattttaggggccctaaaccgtgaggagtagtcttgaaacgaaatttctcaaaatgacctgggaaatcctaaaggtactcattggactttgggccccttagcgcagttagggtgcaaaaaagtgccgcacatgtggtatcgccgtactcaggagaagtagtataatgtgttttggggtgtatttttacacatacccatgctgagtgggagaaagatctctgtaaatggacaattgggtgtaaaaaaaattaaaaaaattgtcatttacagagatatttctcccacccagcatcggtatgtgtaaaaatacaccccaaaacacattatactacttctactgagtacggcaataccacatgtgtggcacttttttgcagcctaactgcgctaaggggcccaaagtccaatgatcacctttaggctttacagcttACAAAttagacagtaaacacaccccacaaatgaccccattttggaaagtagacacttcaaggtattcagagaggggcatggtgagtccgtggcagatttatgtttttttttgtcgcaagttagaagaaatggaaacttttttttttttttttgtcacaaagtttcattttccacttacttgtgacaaaaaataatatcttctatgaactcactatgcctctcagtgaatactttgggatgtcttctttccaaaatggggccatttggggggtatttatactatcctggaattctagcccctcatgaaacatgacagggggtcagaaaagtgcttgaaaatgggaaaattcactttttgcaccatagtttgtaaacgctataacttttacccaaaccaataaatatacactgaatggggttttttttaatcaaaaacatgtttgtccacatttttcgcgctgcatgtatacagaaatgttactttatttgaaaaatgtcagcacagaaagttaaaaaaaatcattttttttgccaaaattcatgtcttttttgatgaatataataaaaaataaaaatcgcagcagcaatcaaatagcaccaaaagaaagctttattagtgacaagaaaaggagccaaaattcatttaggtaatAGGTTGTatcagcgagcaataaaccgtaaaagctgcagtggtctgaatggaaaaaaagtgcctggtccttaaggggggtaaagcccatggtcctcaagtgtttaaaGTTGGAAAAACTCATTTATATGCATAGAGGGGCTCCCCATAAATTTGATTTGATTTAGTCAGGTTGGTTGGATACTCCGGGGCTACCAGACTTCTCTTTAATACGGGATAGAATATTTGGAGGGTTTACTTAATTTTTGATACTTGGGTATATATGGCCGATCCTCTCACCTTGTATAAGATATGAGGGTTTGATTGGGCTGCACTGTGCCACTGCTGTTTCTTAttcagctttttttttgtttgttattgttgttatttaccTTTGTATTATCTGGCTGCTGTGTCTTTGATTCATACAGTCTGTTTGAATGTTTTGTTATATTtgcctttttgttttaataaaggctgattttaaaaaaaagtatagaaaaCAAGCTAGAAGCAGAACGTCGAGAAAGCAAATGCAATAAATTTCAGGTAAACCATAGGATCGGGGTAAAAAACAGCAGTCTCAGAAGTCAGTAACAtcaactggttgaactcgatggacgtatgtctttttttctaccaaaataactatgtaactatgtagctgGAATAGGGGCTCAGGCAGCAAGCAGAAGTCTATATTAATTTAAACTCTGGCAGAGTGTAAGGTGTTAGGGAAGGAGAAGTCCTTAAATGGGAAGCTTACAGCTGTTTTGCATGATTGGTTGAAAATTACAGATGGACACATTCTGCAACCAGCAGGTGAAGCAAAGTATTGCATGATTTTTGTCATTTGAATATGATTTTAATAAAATAGGTTAAAATGTGCATTAAAATGTGCATTTTTATCTAATGAAAATATTCTTCCACGGTGTGGTTTACCTATTTACTTTGGAGACAGTGGCTGTCTGGTCTCTTTGTGaccatacagtacagaccaaacgtttggacacaccttctcattcaaagggttttctttaatttcatgactatgaacattgtagagtgtgcaaagcagtaatcaaagcaaaaggtggctactttgaagaacctagaatatgacattttcagttgtttcacgctttttggttatgtactttaCTTCTACATGttctaattcatagtttggacgccttcagtgtgaatctacaatgttcatagtcatcaaaataaagaaaactctttgaatgagaaggtgtgtccaatcttttggtctgtactgtatatcatcataagtcccccccccccccccttccttaccaTATTACCCCTTTCCCAACTACATTTTGTTCTTAAGACTGTGATAAGGGTGGTGTGAAAAGGAAGGGTAATGGGAGGATTTGCTGCATTAACCTCCACGGTACACTCTACTAATAAAAGCCAAGTGGGTTGGTATTGGCCCCTGGGTGTAGCTCCATGCTCCTAAGCCTAGAATTCCTTAGAATCAATTAGCTCATTAATGAATGGGCTAGCTGCAGACTGTGGTCTTAGCTCTTAGCTTGTTGCCAGTGCTTCAAGATGTCATTTTAAATAATAATTACAGTAAgtaaatattacattttttttcatatttcagaCCCATGTATTGGGCACACATGGAAGCCACACATTTTCTCCAGTTCAAAAGAGAAAGGTTGGTGAAATTCTCCTTCAGTATTTCTATAATTGCTTTCATATTTTTAGTTTTGTGTATATTGAAGGAAATTGAAATAATGACAAGAAACAGTGTATTATTGATGAACCAACTTGTTTTGTAAAACCTAATTTTTCAAGAAAATTGTCTGATAGAAATAAAATTTAAATTTAACTTCTATTTGGTACTCAGTGGATTTCTACGGCAATTTTTAAGTGGCCACCTGACCTTCAACTGGGAGCAGCCACTCATTCTGCTTGCCTTAAAGTACaggcacttaaagtggacccaaattaaaaatacaagatttcaggaataaaatctattttctaaattataatactaaatagcagccttttttaagctgcatgatgacaaatataaaatattttacatttattgccgggacagaatccggcagactggtgtccagcacaggaggaattgctaatggctgccacctgtataaccctagttatgaaaagagaagggtgaaaagcatgcactgaaatgctcttaggcttgaaggagtgtttatttatctttgtatgtgtcagagtggtgcaactaaatattttgaattaaaaaaatgttttgtttgggtccgctttaaaaaactCTTGGCCATACTATGCAAGGGaaagaaaacacatatataagtagataaatacttgatctacttacataacacatgtattgtactgtccacgcttTGATTTAAGTGAAATTTATATGGtacatgaagagaattctgttcctggtgggaaccatgtcttttgcccacagtttggctAAATACTgaagtcatttcttcccttaattttttttcttttctcctccaatcactgagtcacctcagtcttgcttgtaaacacaagtgagcagaggattatgtttcagctaggcagagaaataaagggaagaggaggacaatattatagataaaaagaacccccggcatgcaactgaatggcaatggctattaaagggcaagtgctcctaaggtatttgataactccaaaccataacagcagaaaaagttttgaatgcaggattagcatctttatcacttaatacactcagaccagttgctgttgaaatttgatttttatggtgacaatcccgcttttaaaaacagatctttgcATCCAAAATctgcaaaacagataagcagtgtTTTCCATTCAAAAACtagatttatttgtttttttttagtttaaattcTGCAGACATTTTTAACCACAGGTAGAGCCGTGATTTAGAGCAGACTGCCAGGCTGTCTGTGAATGGTTAAGAAGCCAGGCTATCGAAGGCTATTTTCTTGGGTTGCATCTCTATCATTTCCTGAAGTGTGAATGACAGCCTAGTCAAACTTCCTCTCAGAAAATGCTttgagagggagagtgagtggcAGTCTGTGTCTTTCATAGAGTAGCAGGAGGGAAGTGAACGGCAGAGTAACCACACCTTTTTTAAGAAGGTGTCACGGCAGGTGACTACCACATGTTAGAAAACTATTTGCAAACATATTTAAATGATAAAAGATTACCTGttctcccttaaagagaaactccgaccaagaattgaactttatcccaatcagtagctgatacccacttttacatgagaaaaataatgattttcacaaacagaccatcagggggcgctgtatgactgattttgtgctgaaacccctcccacaagaggctctggtaccgtacggtactctgggcaaactgtcacaatgtaacaatgttcagacaggaaatagctgtctgttaaagccagaccagctagaaacagctccataatctgcccacagtaacaatgtctccatgtaatacaagtcagaatgtgaatctgggagaggaaagattttacaatgagcaaacactgactaaatcatgtatacataattattgtaaaaatgaagcactttttttattacattattttcactggagttcctctttaacatagcCATAGACTGGGGCAAGAACAGCTGACTATTTTAATGAAGTAAGATTGTGAACCATTCTGAGGAAGCATTAGTGTTTATGTTTCACATGCAATGCCAACCTAGCACAAATACATAATActaaaaaatgcaaaagaaaatatTTGCTGGTATATTGTTTGATTTCTTGGGAAAACTCTGACACCTTTGTTTTTTTCAGGCTTTTTTGTAGAGTGGCAGCAAAAAGTTAAAGCATTAGATACATAGAGAAAATAAGATGTAACATTTAAGGTGCCCAATAACGGTccaatttttaatgatttattgcaTTTTCGATCAGATTATTCAGATTGTCTTGCATGAAAAGAGTGACGCTGATAGACCCAATTGATGCTGAGTGATCACATTATCAATTGTttccttaggccccttttacacttgctttGCAAATGTGTGTTGCATTACCCTTTTTTACTTCAGGAAAACCCAACAACAATGCAAAGCAATGGGGCGTAGCACACTTGCCACACCTCATCGTGGCGAAAGCTCCCGATCGGCTGCCGAGCCACAGCAAAGTCAACAACACATTATCATCGGGCTTCCGTGATGGCGCCACAAAAGTAATGAAAGTCAGTGGGTGACACAGAAAATGTAAATATGTTGTCAGTGGCGGAATGACATTCCTACAACAGGGAAACCTGAGAATCCCAGAggagtacttcctgtccagcagggggtACGTCACTGGGCAAGGGGCGcgaaggggggagaggggaggctttatggatatgaccctgtcggcgcactctcTGCACATGACCCTGGTGGCGAGCGCTGTAAaaacaggagatttgggtgcaggaattatagcggcgctcagtgagtaaattAGGTTCTGTAAGAAGACGGAGCACAAATaactataaaaacactgtaattcgtccaccagcaatagctgaaagccgaattgcatcttttcaccactatccatggcggcctggagggggaatagtaattaacgctgctgggacatgtgcaggagcagggttaaCTGTTTATTGTCCAATATACAAGATAGCGCTCAGCTGTGTCCTGTTTCCACCACCATACACCCCGTGTGGGATTGAACTCACCCAGCAAGTTTGACCACTATTAGACTGGTCAATGAGCGCCCAGCAATGTGCGACTCCAGCACTTTAGGGTTGCCAACTCCTCTTAGAACACGGTGTCCTGAATGATGTATGTTGGTTGATGCGTACCTCATATAAAGAAGAAAGCTTCCATAGCGTAATTCAGTTAAAAGATGTAAAGTTTTATTATAAAGTTACACTCACAGTCTCGTTGCGGTTAGTCAGGCACAGAGTTTGAAACGGGCTCTcccctgttgcctcccgggtaggCTAGAAGGTGTAGTCCCGCTCTCGCCGCTGCTACCACATCACCGTTACTTCCTGGACGTCCGGCaagctccaccctacgcgtttcgtcactacgagtgactcatcaggggcctttGATGCATTTGACCAGTCTAATAGTGGTCAAACTTGCTGGGTGAGTTCAATCCCACATGGGGTGTATGGTGGTGGAAACAGGACACAGCTGAGCGCTATCTTGTATATTGGAAAATTTTGCTAACAGTCTGCCGCGGCTGACATGGAAGCGCACCTGTGATAAAGGACAATACTTTATTTAGTACACTGAGCAGTGAAAGCTGTTTttaataactgtttttattttcattgattttattatatgtttctaaccttgactagTATCGCCACAATAGCGCTTTCAAAATATTGTTGTTGTTAACTGTTTAttggctttaccctgtgcccaaatctcccggtgaCTGTTTCATAGGTACGTGCTGACGAAGCATCAGACCGCAacggccaggtgtaaaaccggtTTTAAAGCAATGATCattctaattttatttttttacattgatATGATCATAACTGGTTGAGATATGATTGCAGTTTGGATTCTTTAGCAGTGTGCACCAACTTAATATGATATTTTATTTCAATCTGAATGATCTAATGAACGTatgataattcactaaaaattgtactgttaatgggcaccttaacgttTATGTTTTTAGACAGAATATGCAGCAATAACTATCCTACTTTATGTATTTAACTAAAATAATTAATATAGATGAAAGTTAGTCACATTTAATATATTGGTCATCCATTGTAAGTATTTAGTGTATGAGTGTGTCTGTTTTACATTTTTCTACTGCATCCATCTTTTGTTTGTCCCTGTTTTATTTAAAGTCGCTTTTcaagccttaaggcccatacacacttcggatttttgcgaacgacctgtcgtttgaacgttccgtcgttccgtcgttcgcacgtcaaatccggcgtgtgtacagactatcgttcgggtgataagactggttttcagcgatccgccgggcggatcgctgaaaaccagtcttatcacccgaacgatagtctgtacacacgccggatttgacgtgcgaacgacggaacgttcaaacgacgggtcgttcgcaaaaatccgacgtgtgtatgggcctttagttttGTAATCTCTATCCCCACCTTAGTCAGTCCTTCAATAGAATATGTATGCAGTGCCGAGAGGGGAGTACCTCTGCTACTCTTTGCCTCCTCTCCTATGTCAGATATACATTGCTTTGCCACCTAAGCTGCTAATTGACACTCTTCCCTATCAGCTTCCATTCTACACCCCTCTGATTTTGATATGTTAAGGGTTTGCAACAGACTGAGGAGGACGGAGGGGTGTTTGACAGTTACTTGAAAGTTGTGAGGGGAAGACTTCAAGCCTTTGGATGACCGCGGTAAACAGTGAGGACCAATATGCCTTGATTATTTCCTCTGTTTTAAATTTTATATTGTGTTATTACCCACCTCAAGTCTGattaaagctaagtacccacgggggtacaattgtagctgtcgccgcacacgggagcgtgtgcgcgacagttcggcggcagttcggcgacagctcgtcgccaaatccctctgcatccacacggcagcagagtgtcgccgagtttcctcccccccgccggaagctccgtgtggtgtgtgtgggtagctgtcgctagcccgcatacacatgtggggctagcgacagttccggcgaggttgcggcgacgactgtagccggcgattgaacatgtcaatcgcctggcgacagctccgacgggcgacggttcggggcgcgcgcatcatacacacgggggaactgtcgccgcaacacgcgcgtgccacgcggttgcggcgacggccgtcctccgtgagtatgggccttatgGGTGTGGAGGATGATTACAGGCTGGAAAGCAGCTTTAACCTGGTTTTTGTTTCCTCTTTTCATTGTTTGTTTTTAGTCAGTACTCTTCTTTTCATTGCACTTTGTTTCACCTCTTCTTAAATTAccttttcttttttgttgttttgcttCCGGGTGGAATAGAAGAATATTAAAAATGTGGAACTAAAAGCTGATGGTAAGGTCGAACCAAAGAAGCAGACTAGCAGATCCCTACATTCGTCACTGTCTTTTCAAAACGAGTCAGTCAGTGCAGACAGTGATGAATCTGGACCTACTAGTGCAAATGGGCAGTCAGAGACTATTAAAAGAAATATTCAACACAGATTCCAAAAAGCCTCAGAAGCTGGCAAATCAAAGTATGTTTCTAGCCAAGAGCAGTTTAGTACCATGAGAAAAGATGGTAAAGACAGTGGGACCAATGTAAGTCATAAGAAGCAAAAATCAAAGGACAAAATACAAGACATAAAAAAAATTCAGACTAATGCTACATCATGTGTATCTAGTGAATCAGATTGCAAAGCAAACTCTAAAGACAGTAAGCATTATGAGAATATTCCCAGGATCATACGTGTCAAAAGTCATGAAAGTATCAGTGGGCTACAGAAGGTCAGccataaaaataattataattttGTTAGTAAAGGTGAAAACACATCAGCTTCCTCCTCCAGCTCAGATAATGTAAGAGAAAACAAAATTGAAAAGAATGATACACTTGTTAAACGTGGTGAAAGAAAAGGTAAGATACCCAAAAATGACAGAATAGAATGTTTTACACAAGAGCCACTTAGCTCTAGTAGTATTGATCAATCAGAAAAAGCTGCTAAATCCACATATTTTGGGAAGAAAAAAGAAAGTAAAATACTTATGGTAAAACAAAATGTACAGCAGAATAACTGTGTAGAACAATCAAATGAGAAAGCCAGAGACAGTGGATCTGGGTGTACAACCAGGAGTAAGGACAATAAAAAAGTATGTCGAAGTGAAGAGCAGactgaggaggacagtgagggggaAGATTTAAAATTAGAGAGAGGACAAACAGACATAAGTAAAGGTGTTGAGgtggaagaggaaaaaaaaacagaaaatgatGAAGAGCACAGTgtggaagaagaagaagctgaggagaaagaaggtgaagaagatgaagagacTGAGGAGGATGAAGAACAAGCAGAAGTGAGGGAAAATGAATATGAAAAGGgtagagaagaagatgaagacagtGAAGGGGATGAAGTCAAAGAAAGAAGTGAAGATGATGAAAATGCAGAGGAAGACCAGGCAGAAGATGAAGAATCTGAGGAGGtggaagaggaaaaagaagaggaggaagatgaaGACACTGAAGTAGAGGGGGACGAGCAAGAAGAAACAGAGACAGTTGAAGGGGAAGAAGAAGCTGAGGGAGAAGAAGAAACAGAAGGTGAAGAAGAGGACGGAGAAGAAGCTGAAGATGAAGGTGAAAAAGAGGAAGGTGAAGAAAGTGAAAATGAAGAAGAGGGGGGTGAGGAggctgaggaggaagaggaggctgaggaggaagaggaggctgaggaggaaggggaggctgaggaggaaggggaggctgaggaggaaggggaggctgaggaggaaggggaggctgaggaggaaggggaggctgaggaggaaggggaggctGAGGTGGAAGGGGaggctgaggaggaaggggaggctgaggaggaaggggaggctgaggaggaaggggaggctGAGGAGGAGGGTGAAGAAGATGAGGATGAAGAAGATGAGGATGAAGAAGATGAGGATGAAGAAGATGAGGGCGAAGAAGATGAGGGCGAAGAAGATGAGGGCGAAGAAGAAGAGGGCGAAGAAGAAGAGGACGAAGAAGAGGAAGGTGaagagggggaagaagaggaggaggatgaagaacAACATGAAAGTGAGGAGGAAGATAACAATGAAAGAAAAGGTAAAAAGGCagttaaaggaaaaaaagaaaaagatcagAGGGTCACTGAGAAAAAAATCCAGTCCGGGAAAAGTACAGGAAAAACTGATAAGCAGAGAAGTAATCTTAAAAATATTAATAAACATAGGCTTGAATTTGCATCTGATCCAGCAAAACTTAAGACTCTGGATCCTTCAACTCAGTTTTGGGACAATGTTTTACCACAATACTTGAcattaaaataatttgatatgattTCCTGTATAGAAGGTTGAAGCACTGCATGTTGCAGAATAGGGCAAATTTTGAGTCTGTTCTAAACTGCTACTGTAAATATTTTTAGATGTGTACAGTGTCAACCAAGAAAATGAATAGTATTTAGGGTACAGTATGACAAAATAATTGTAATCGCTCTGTATTTTTGTTGAGCCAATCAAGAAATGCCCTCCTTACCTTGCTGTCCAGTTCTTTCATTCCGTCTGTATGCAGCTTTGCTTGTGTGAATGCTACAActgtttgttatttatttttttttttttgtccaatcaccgccactgaataaaaaaaatgttttacaaaatgtTCTTAAAGAAATGTTGCTGTATGGACCCATAAGCCTAAGCTGTAAGTGCTTCATGGGAACGTTCAAATATCTACATTTAAACAGGACTGTGTTTTATGACTCAATTAATAATTATacaactccatttttttttttaaaaagtgactCTAAGTTAAACCAGAATATAGTTATTTGCAAATCATGTGTACCGTATATTTAAATGAAAATACTACAAACACAACATATCATATGTTGAAAATGAGAAATGTTACTAAAAACAGCTGCTAATTCTTTGTTAAAATTGGTGCCAGCGACGTATTTTTAAAGATGTGGGGACAGCATAAGACTATAAAAGCTGTGTAATTataagaaaaagcatttgatGAAACATCAAGGGGTACATCATTCTTTGAGAGGCTTTGTTGACAATCGTGAAACAATTAAGGATTTGCATACCTtata from Hyperolius riggenbachi isolate aHypRig1 chromosome 2, aHypRig1.pri, whole genome shotgun sequence encodes the following:
- the RPGR gene encoding X-linked retinitis pigmentosa GTPase regulator isoform X2, translating into MAAATEEEGEQPVPDSGAIFTFGKSKFADNCPSKFWLKNDKPTHIACGDEHSVLITGNGKLYVFGSNICGQLGIGSGNVISIPTCVKALKSEKVKLAACGRNHTLIYTVQGKVYSSGWNSEGQLGLGDTTERTSFQEINFFSSQYKIKQLSAGSNTSAALTEDGELYTFGEPESGKLGLPAEKLDKHRQPQRVPGISGKVKMVCCGGGHTIAVTDKDVYTFGLGQFGQLGQGTFVFETPAPKVVEALKSHRIRYIACGENHTAVITDKGLLYTFGDGRYGKLGLGEENFTNQFSPTLCMNFLKFNVQSAACGGCHMLVFAVPRPKESETVIVDELKENYLRVNGGIERTTSLQRSPSARVRRREKIHDLTRTLPPLSGNLLDSSLPVPSKTVPPGLLKVRQASITSNSHDASAVSKSVEKSQKDSVRSFSADDESDCVSQKSFGGTTDLLNMTHVLGTHGSHTFSPVQKRKKNIKNVELKADGKVEPKKQTSRSLHSSLSFQNESVSADSDESGPTSANGQSETIKRNIQHRFQKASEAGKSKYVSSQEQFSTMRKDGKDSGTNVSHKKQKSKDKIQDIKKIQTNATSCVSSESDCKANSKDSKHYENIPRIIRVKSHESISGLQKVSHKNNYNFVSKGENTSASSSSSDNVRENKIEKNDTLVKRGERKGKIPKNDRIECFTQEPLSSSSIDQSEKAAKSTYFGKKKESKILMVKQNVQQNNCVEQSNEKARDSGSGCTTRSKDNKKVCRSEEQTEEDSEGEDLKLERGQTDISKGVEVEEEKKTENDEEHSVEEEEAEEKEGEEDEETEEDEEQAEVRENEYEKGREEDEDSEGDEVKERSEDDENAEEDQAEDEESEEVEEEKEEEEDEDTEVEGDEQEETETVEGEEEAEGEEETEGEEEDGEEAEDEGEKEEGEESENEEEGGEEAEEEEEAEEEEEAEEEGEAEEEGEAEEEGEAEEEGEAEEEGEAEEEGEAEVEGEAEEEGEAEEEGEAEEEGEAEEEGEEDEDEEDEDEEDEDEEDEGEEDEGEEDEGEEEEGEEEEDEEEEGEEGEEEEEDEEQHESEEEDNNERKGKKAVKGKKEKDQRVTEKKIQSGKSTGKTDKQRSNLKNINKHRLEFASDPAKLKTLDPSTQFWDNVLPQYLTLK